One genomic window of Halobellus limi includes the following:
- a CDS encoding ABC transporter ATP-binding protein: MSGDAPATALRARAIEQSFGDVDVLSGVSLSVERGEVAAIVGPNGSGKSTLLRILAGIAAPDGGSVTVPRAAGGARSVGYLPQRPAFREGFTARDTLGFYAQLLDGVDDEDVAATLDRVGLSGVADRSVGSLSGGMTRLLGLGESVLGDPSVLILDEPGSGLDPAMVERLFGVLGDLAADGTAVVVASHELPAVEAHADTVHVLDEGDFGASGSPAALLAETDTGSLSAAFLQIVRAEVGEATVRSGVGSRPSESESDDERADGAAETGAESREVAADE, translated from the coding sequence GTGAGCGGCGACGCGCCCGCGACGGCCCTGCGTGCGCGGGCGATCGAGCAGTCGTTCGGCGACGTCGACGTCCTCTCGGGCGTGTCGCTGTCGGTCGAGCGCGGCGAAGTGGCGGCGATCGTCGGGCCCAACGGCTCCGGGAAGTCGACGCTGCTCCGGATTCTCGCGGGCATCGCCGCGCCCGACGGCGGGTCGGTGACCGTTCCCCGCGCGGCCGGCGGCGCCCGCAGCGTGGGCTATCTGCCCCAGCGGCCGGCCTTTCGCGAGGGGTTCACCGCGCGCGACACGCTCGGATTCTACGCGCAACTGCTCGACGGCGTCGACGACGAGGACGTCGCCGCGACGCTCGATCGGGTCGGCCTCAGCGGGGTGGCCGACCGGTCTGTCGGGTCGCTCTCGGGCGGGATGACACGGCTGCTCGGACTCGGCGAGTCCGTCCTCGGCGACCCCTCGGTCCTGATCCTCGACGAACCCGGGAGCGGCCTCGACCCGGCGATGGTCGAGCGGCTGTTCGGCGTCTTGGGCGACCTCGCGGCCGACGGGACGGCCGTCGTGGTGGCCTCCCACGAACTCCCGGCGGTCGAGGCGCACGCAGACACCGTCCACGTGCTGGACGAGGGCGACTTCGGCGCGAGCGGTTCGCCGGCGGCGTTGCTGGCGGAGACGGACACCGGCTCGCTCTCGGCGGCGTTCCTCCAAATCGTCCGGGCCGAGGTCGGCGAGGCGACTGTCCGATCGGGCGTCGGGAGCCGACCGTCCGAGTCCGAAAGCGATGACGAACGCGCGGACGGAGCGGCCGAAACGGGTGCCGAAAGCCGGGAGGTGGCGGCCGATGAGTGA
- a CDS encoding ABC transporter permease, with translation MSEREGSDGAAAGRERVAAALEDLFVIATRELRTIVRTPALLALAAAFAVSVVGVAWAGTGGGGGFVPLTLDLLTFVEVLVPLLAVAFGYRSVLGDRQTGELDVLRTFDVERLSYVGGVYLGRALALVTLVVGTLLVVGLFVPLLTADIPTFLAINAAADSGVRYVRFVVLSAAFTLVVLAATVGISAATRTTRTAFALAAALALALVLGIDTALVAGLASGAIPEDGLTVLLALSPNSAFRGLVLSNAVGVVGGADVAAGNAALNALGLLGWWLGSLSIALWRVWPAVEPIEE, from the coding sequence ATGAGTGAGCGCGAGGGGAGCGACGGAGCGGCCGCGGGCCGAGAGCGGGTCGCAGCCGCCCTCGAGGACCTGTTCGTGATCGCCACCCGCGAGCTCAGGACGATCGTCAGAACGCCGGCGCTGCTGGCGCTCGCGGCGGCCTTCGCGGTGAGCGTCGTCGGCGTCGCGTGGGCCGGAACCGGAGGCGGCGGCGGGTTCGTCCCGCTGACGCTCGACCTGCTGACGTTCGTCGAGGTGCTGGTGCCGCTCCTGGCCGTCGCCTTCGGCTACCGGTCGGTCCTCGGAGACAGACAGACCGGCGAGTTAGACGTCCTGCGGACGTTCGACGTGGAGCGACTCTCCTACGTCGGCGGCGTCTACCTCGGCCGCGCGCTCGCGCTCGTTACGCTCGTCGTCGGGACGCTCCTCGTCGTCGGGCTGTTCGTCCCGCTTCTCACCGCCGACATCCCGACGTTCCTGGCGATCAACGCCGCGGCCGACTCGGGGGTGCGCTACGTCCGGTTCGTCGTGCTCTCGGCGGCGTTCACGCTGGTCGTCCTCGCTGCGACCGTGGGCATCTCGGCGGCGACGCGGACGACCCGGACGGCGTTCGCGCTGGCGGCGGCGCTGGCGCTGGCGCTCGTTCTCGGTATCGACACCGCGCTCGTCGCCGGCCTCGCGAGCGGGGCGATCCCCGAAGACGGCCTCACGGTGTTGCTCGCGCTCAGCCCCAACAGCGCGTTCCGGGGGCTCGTCCTCTCGAACGCCGTCGGGGTCGTCGGCGGCGCGGACGTCGCCGCCGGCAACGCCGCCCTGAACGCGCTCGGGCTCCTCGGCTGGTGGCTCGGGAGCCTCTCCATCGCGCTCTGGCGCGTCTGGCCCGCGGTCGAACCGATCGAGGAGTGA
- a CDS encoding FAD-dependent oxidoreductase — protein sequence MDATVAVSAVRDVGPRTVALELESPEGFDAEPGQFVKLSTTIDGDGYARFYTLSSPGVDDTFEVTVGVDPEEAGPFSRFLIDLRPGDTLDVSGPFGDSYYEGEPRVVVLAGGPGIGPAVGIAEAAVADGNDAAIVYRTDAVAHRDRLDALRESGASVVVVDEGEEISDAVAAALGDDDGEQVFVYGFAGFVNDATSALDAAGLGPDDAKVENFG from the coding sequence ATGGACGCGACAGTCGCCGTCAGCGCGGTCCGGGACGTCGGGCCGCGGACGGTCGCACTCGAGTTGGAGTCGCCCGAAGGGTTCGACGCCGAGCCCGGACAGTTCGTGAAGCTCTCTACCACCATCGACGGCGACGGGTACGCGCGCTTCTACACGCTGTCTTCGCCCGGCGTCGACGACACGTTCGAGGTCACCGTGGGCGTCGACCCCGAGGAGGCCGGCCCGTTCAGCCGGTTCCTGATCGACCTCCGGCCTGGTGACACACTGGACGTCTCGGGCCCGTTCGGAGACAGCTACTACGAGGGCGAGCCGCGCGTGGTCGTCCTCGCCGGCGGCCCGGGGATCGGCCCCGCGGTGGGCATCGCAGAGGCCGCCGTCGCCGACGGCAACGACGCCGCCATCGTTTACCGAACGGACGCGGTCGCCCACCGGGACCGCCTGGACGCGCTCCGCGAGTCGGGCGCCTCCGTAGTTGTCGTCGACGAGGGCGAGGAGATCAGCGACGCCGTCGCGGCCGCCCTCGGCGACGACGACGGCGAGCAGGTGTTCGTCTACGGCTTCGCGGGCTTCGTCAACGACGCGACGAGCGCGCTCGACGCGGCGGGACTCGGTCCCGACGACGCGAAGGTCGAGAACTTCGGGTGA
- a CDS encoding 2-oxoacid:acceptor oxidoreductase subunit alpha, which translates to MPADFNWAIGGEAGDGIDSTGKIFAQALSRAGRHVFTSKDFASRIRGGYTAYKVRTAVDPVQSVVDRLDVLIALTPRTIEENLDELHEGSVIIYDGERTTMENVEIPEGMIGLDVPLKRLAEEAGGAIMRNVVALGAACEVSDFPIENLDSALEKRFGSKGQSLVDNNKEAARAGRDYVAAEYDHEFEYELETTDADYVLLNGDEAIGMGAIAAGCKFYAGYPITPATDVMEYLTGRIERFGGHVVQAEDELSAINIALGAARAGARSMTATSGPGIDLMAETFGLVATSETPLVIVDVMRSGPSTGMPTKQEQGDLNMMLYGGHGEIPRFVLGPTTISECFWKTVEAFNLAEKYQTPVYIAADLAMAVTEQTFPPEAFDMDEVEIDRGKVVDEESIEEWQNEKGQFKPHALTEDGVSPRAFPGTDGGVHMSTGLEHDELGRRTEDTEMRVEQVDKRTRKVETAREEEDLSPREFGDEDSENLVISWGSNEGAMTEAIRFLEEEGIDVRFLSVPYLFPRPDLTEAVEAAENVVVVECNATGQFADVVEHDTLSRVDRVNKYDGVRFKADELAGEIKAALQEADQ; encoded by the coding sequence ATGCCTGCGGACTTCAACTGGGCCATCGGCGGCGAAGCCGGCGATGGCATCGACTCGACGGGGAAAATCTTCGCCCAGGCGCTCTCCCGAGCCGGGCGGCACGTGTTCACGTCGAAGGACTTCGCCTCGCGCATCCGCGGCGGCTACACGGCGTACAAGGTCCGGACGGCGGTCGATCCGGTCCAGAGCGTCGTCGATCGACTCGACGTGCTCATCGCGTTGACCCCGCGCACGATCGAGGAGAACCTCGACGAACTCCACGAGGGCTCCGTCATCATCTACGACGGCGAGCGGACCACGATGGAGAACGTCGAGATCCCCGAGGGGATGATCGGCCTCGACGTCCCCCTGAAGCGGCTGGCCGAGGAGGCCGGCGGCGCGATCATGCGGAACGTCGTCGCTCTCGGCGCGGCGTGTGAGGTGTCCGATTTCCCCATCGAGAACCTCGACAGCGCCCTCGAGAAGCGCTTCGGCTCGAAGGGGCAGTCGCTCGTCGACAACAACAAGGAGGCCGCCCGGGCCGGCCGCGACTACGTCGCCGCGGAGTACGACCACGAGTTCGAGTACGAACTCGAGACGACCGACGCCGATTACGTCCTGCTCAACGGCGACGAGGCCATCGGGATGGGGGCGATCGCCGCCGGCTGCAAGTTCTACGCCGGCTACCCGATCACGCCCGCGACGGACGTGATGGAGTACCTCACGGGACGGATCGAGCGGTTCGGCGGCCACGTCGTTCAAGCGGAGGACGAACTGTCGGCGATCAACATCGCGCTCGGTGCGGCCCGCGCGGGTGCGCGGTCGATGACGGCGACGTCGGGGCCGGGGATCGACCTGATGGCCGAGACGTTCGGCCTCGTCGCCACCTCGGAGACGCCGCTCGTGATCGTCGACGTGATGCGCTCGGGTCCCTCGACGGGGATGCCGACCAAACAGGAACAGGGCGATCTGAACATGATGCTGTACGGCGGCCACGGCGAGATCCCGCGGTTCGTGCTCGGTCCCACGACGATCTCGGAGTGCTTCTGGAAGACGGTCGAGGCCTTCAACCTCGCCGAGAAGTACCAGACGCCGGTCTACATCGCCGCGGACCTCGCGATGGCGGTCACAGAGCAGACGTTCCCGCCGGAGGCGTTCGACATGGACGAGGTCGAGATCGATCGCGGAAAGGTCGTCGACGAGGAGTCGATCGAGGAGTGGCAGAACGAGAAGGGGCAGTTCAAGCCCCACGCGCTCACCGAGGACGGCGTCTCCCCGCGTGCGTTCCCCGGCACGGACGGCGGCGTCCACATGTCGACGGGGCTCGAACACGACGAACTCGGGCGGCGGACCGAGGACACGGAGATGCGCGTCGAGCAGGTCGACAAGCGCACCCGGAAGGTCGAGACCGCGCGGGAAGAAGAGGACCTCTCGCCGCGGGAGTTCGGCGACGAGGACTCCGAGAACCTCGTCATCTCGTGGGGATCGAACGAGGGCGCGATGACCGAGGCGATCCGGTTCCTCGAGGAGGAGGGCATCGACGTGCGCTTCCTCTCGGTGCCGTATCTGTTCCCGCGGCCGGACCTGACCGAGGCGGTCGAGGCCGCCGAGAACGTCGTCGTCGTCGAGTGTAACGCCACCGGCCAGTTCGCGGACGTCGTCGAGCACGACACGCTCTCGCGGGTCGACCGCGTGAACAAGTACGACGGCGTGCGGTTCAAGGCCGACGAACTCGCAGGAGAGATCAAAGCGGCCCTACAGGAGGCAGACCAATGA
- a CDS encoding 2-oxoacid:ferredoxin oxidoreductase subunit beta encodes MSSDVRFTDFKSDKQPTWCPGCGDFGTMNGMMKALAETGNDPDNTFIVAGIGCSGKIGTYMRSYALHGVHGRALPVGTGVKLANPDLEVMVAGGDGDGYSIGAGHFVHAVRRNVDMTYVVMDNRIYGLTKGQASPTSRSDFETSTTPEGPQQPPVNPLALALASGATFIAQSFSTDAQRHAEIVQEAIEHDGFGFVNVFSPCVTFNDVDTYDYFRDNLVDVAEEGHDPTDYDAAKDKILDASKEYQGVIWQSEKSIPYGEKHGLDTNTSEIDDGAPEGAMDLVREFY; translated from the coding sequence ATGAGCTCCGACGTTCGATTCACGGACTTCAAATCAGACAAGCAGCCGACGTGGTGTCCCGGGTGCGGCGACTTCGGGACGATGAACGGGATGATGAAGGCGCTGGCCGAGACCGGAAACGACCCCGACAACACGTTCATCGTCGCGGGGATCGGCTGTTCCGGCAAGATCGGGACGTATATGCGCTCCTACGCCCTCCACGGCGTGCACGGTCGCGCGCTCCCCGTCGGGACGGGCGTCAAACTCGCGAACCCCGACCTCGAAGTGATGGTCGCCGGCGGCGACGGCGACGGCTACTCCATCGGCGCGGGCCACTTCGTCCACGCGGTCCGGCGCAACGTCGATATGACGTACGTCGTGATGGACAACCGAATTTATGGCCTCACGAAGGGGCAGGCCTCGCCCACCTCGCGATCGGACTTCGAGACGTCGACGACGCCCGAGGGGCCGCAGCAGCCCCCGGTCAACCCCCTCGCGCTCGCGCTCGCGTCGGGCGCGACGTTCATCGCGCAGTCGTTCTCGACGGACGCCCAGCGTCACGCCGAGATCGTGCAGGAGGCCATCGAACACGACGGCTTCGGCTTCGTGAACGTGTTCAGCCCCTGCGTGACCTTCAACGACGTCGACACCTACGACTACTTCCGCGACAACCTCGTCGACGTCGCAGAGGAGGGACACGACCCGACGGACTACGACGCCGCCAAGGACAAGATCCTCGACGCCAGCAAGGAGTACCAGGGCGTGATCTGGCAGAGCGAGAAGTCGATCCCCTACGGCGAGAAGCACGGCCTCGACACGAACACCTCCGAGATCGACGACGGCGCCCCCGAGGGCGCGATGGACCTCGTCCGCGAGTTCTACTGA
- a CDS encoding methyl-accepting chemotaxis protein: protein MNVDRVITTVADRITIDRFDVGPKLVLAFVIVAVLVGVTGAVGYQAVGAVDEEAHLIAEDGQKMDASAELIVGIERQRAAVQAAQLGESDAREQFEEAAAHFEEEAARLESAHLTAEQETQFTELRSQHDEYNRLGEEFFEAHAAGNTALAEQKAAEMETLRVEMEERAHSIEESARADIEEQVAIADGTTQTSQREIVGLTIGALILAILIGLFVARRITRPVSQLSAAAVAASEGDLDAEIDDYAENDEIGRMVDAFRTLNRNLREVFGELDAVSENLESGDLEADVETDFPGTYGTIMRRIDGGTDELTGSFAEIRRASDGLSEGRLDQEIDTDRPGDYGDVLRNLERGVDQLHASVGDVQRIAGQVATSSEEVSTSAAEIKQASEEVAGSVEEISQGAETQSENLQEVASEMNDMSATVEEIASSAEEVASTASTAVERSETGQDHAAEATREIRSIEERADEAATRVAALDSEMEEIGEVTEMITEIAERTNLLALNASIEAARAGEAGEGFAVVAEEIKGLAGEAARATSEIEASINDVQSMTAETVEEIEAMSDRVERGSETIEDAIETFDDIAVAVEQAESGIKEISEATDDQAASSEEVVAMVDEVSGVSQQTAAEASNVSAATEEQAASLSEATENIEHLSRLAESLHEQVSTFEVDGTAAAADASETGPAPGTGGEAIAQPDGGHDESQPADEIEESPSGTSSFSWENTE from the coding sequence ATGAATGTCGATCGTGTGATAACAACTGTCGCAGACCGGATTACCATCGACCGATTCGACGTCGGACCGAAACTCGTCCTCGCGTTCGTGATCGTGGCGGTACTCGTCGGCGTCACGGGCGCGGTCGGCTATCAGGCCGTGGGGGCCGTCGACGAGGAGGCGCACCTCATCGCCGAGGACGGACAGAAGATGGACGCCTCCGCCGAGTTGATCGTCGGTATCGAACGGCAGCGGGCCGCGGTTCAGGCGGCACAGCTCGGCGAATCCGACGCGCGAGAACAGTTCGAGGAGGCTGCGGCACACTTCGAGGAGGAGGCCGCCCGACTGGAGTCGGCCCACCTGACCGCGGAGCAGGAAACTCAGTTCACCGAGTTACGGTCTCAACACGACGAATACAACCGACTCGGAGAGGAGTTCTTCGAGGCGCACGCGGCCGGGAATACGGCGCTCGCCGAACAGAAGGCCGCCGAGATGGAGACGCTGCGGGTCGAGATGGAAGAGCGGGCGCATTCCATCGAGGAGTCGGCACGGGCTGACATAGAGGAACAGGTGGCCATCGCCGACGGTACGACGCAGACGAGCCAGCGAGAGATCGTCGGTCTCACCATCGGCGCGTTGATCCTCGCCATCCTGATCGGCCTCTTCGTCGCCAGGCGGATCACGAGGCCCGTCTCACAGCTCTCTGCGGCCGCCGTCGCCGCCAGCGAGGGCGACCTGGACGCCGAGATCGACGATTACGCCGAGAACGACGAGATCGGCCGGATGGTCGACGCGTTCAGGACCCTCAATCGGAACCTCCGCGAGGTTTTCGGAGAACTCGATGCCGTCAGCGAGAACCTCGAATCCGGCGATCTCGAGGCGGACGTCGAGACCGATTTCCCCGGCACCTACGGCACGATTATGCGCCGCATCGACGGCGGGACCGACGAACTCACCGGGAGCTTCGCGGAGATCCGACGGGCCAGCGACGGCCTCAGCGAGGGCCGGCTGGATCAGGAGATCGACACGGACCGTCCCGGGGACTACGGTGACGTCCTGCGGAACCTCGAAAGGGGGGTCGATCAGTTACACGCGAGCGTCGGCGACGTCCAGCGGATCGCGGGACAGGTCGCCACCTCCAGCGAGGAGGTCTCGACCAGCGCCGCGGAGATCAAGCAGGCGAGCGAGGAAGTGGCGGGATCGGTCGAAGAGATCTCTCAGGGCGCCGAGACGCAGAGCGAGAACCTCCAGGAGGTCGCAAGCGAGATGAACGATATGTCCGCGACGGTCGAGGAGATCGCGTCGTCGGCGGAGGAGGTCGCCTCGACGGCCTCGACGGCCGTCGAGCGGAGTGAAACGGGGCAAGATCACGCTGCCGAAGCGACCCGGGAAATCCGGTCGATCGAAGAGCGCGCCGACGAGGCGGCGACCAGAGTGGCCGCACTCGACAGCGAGATGGAGGAGATCGGCGAGGTCACCGAGATGATCACCGAGATCGCAGAGCGGACGAATCTGCTCGCGCTCAACGCCTCGATCGAGGCCGCACGCGCCGGCGAGGCCGGCGAGGGGTTCGCTGTCGTCGCCGAGGAGATCAAAGGCCTCGCGGGGGAGGCGGCCCGGGCCACGAGTGAGATCGAAGCCAGCATCAACGACGTCCAATCGATGACCGCCGAGACCGTCGAGGAGATCGAGGCGATGAGCGACCGGGTCGAACGCGGATCGGAGACCATCGAAGACGCTATCGAGACCTTCGACGACATCGCGGTCGCGGTCGAGCAGGCCGAGAGCGGGATCAAAGAGATAAGCGAGGCGACGGACGACCAGGCCGCCTCCTCGGAGGAGGTCGTGGCGATGGTCGACGAAGTGTCGGGCGTGAGTCAACAGACCGCAGCGGAGGCGAGCAACGTCTCCGCCGCCACCGAGGAGCAGGCCGCGTCGCTCTCGGAGGCCACGGAGAACATCGAACACCTCTCACGGCTGGCCGAATCGCTCCACGAGCAGGTATCGACGTTCGAGGTCGACGGCACGGCGGCCGCGGCCGACGCGAGCGAGACCGGCCCGGCGCCGGGAACGGGAGGCGAGGCGATCGCACAGCCCGACGGCGGCCACGACGAATCGCAACCGGCAGATGAAATCGAGGAGAGCCCCTCCGGTACGTCGTCGTTCTCGTGGGAGAATACGGAGTAA
- a CDS encoding digeranylgeranylglycerophospholipid reductase: MSENYDVVIAGAGPAGAQCARDLAQREYDVLVLEAEPEDGFPKQSNKSTAGTFASMTGAFGIPDGVVMNYTDEVVLESPNEHFVQHQPGAVLEFADFKRWLVAEGREHGAEYRFGARVNNPITEDGEVVGVQYAGDEEVYADIVVDATGPAAPLAKKLDVCGLERKHQAVGIEWEMEGVDVDHPEYADLTDAMMLRLDHEYAPGGYSWIFHTGGDTAKVGLCYIQNESYQQYGDTSKSIDDHLQHWLETDPRFADARRIADKQQHRGSAHIQMPDGFSTDNFMAIGDAVPTIDPLWGEGIHKCMESARAAAITADRCLMGSQADTSAEAMTIYDDLWRARVAPDMRTRLTMTQLLYLAPNDRYDRLMNDLNAMGAETLTDANDGSIRSLSKLVHVEDVPLLARFAKQRLTE, encoded by the coding sequence ATGTCTGAGAACTACGACGTCGTCATCGCCGGCGCGGGGCCAGCCGGAGCACAGTGCGCGCGGGACCTCGCACAGCGCGAGTACGACGTGCTCGTGCTTGAGGCCGAACCCGAAGACGGGTTCCCGAAGCAGTCGAACAAGTCCACGGCGGGGACGTTCGCCTCGATGACCGGCGCGTTCGGGATTCCCGACGGCGTCGTGATGAACTACACCGACGAGGTCGTCCTCGAGTCCCCCAACGAGCACTTCGTTCAGCACCAACCCGGCGCGGTCCTCGAGTTCGCGGACTTCAAGCGGTGGCTGGTCGCGGAGGGGCGCGAACACGGCGCGGAGTACCGCTTCGGCGCGCGAGTGAACAACCCCATCACGGAGGACGGCGAGGTCGTCGGCGTCCAGTACGCCGGCGACGAGGAGGTGTACGCCGACATCGTCGTGGACGCCACGGGACCGGCGGCGCCGCTGGCGAAGAAACTCGACGTCTGCGGTCTCGAACGGAAGCACCAGGCGGTGGGCATCGAGTGGGAGATGGAGGGCGTCGACGTCGACCACCCCGAGTACGCGGACCTCACCGACGCGATGATGCTGCGCCTCGACCACGAGTACGCGCCCGGCGGCTACTCGTGGATCTTCCACACCGGCGGCGACACCGCGAAAGTGGGGCTGTGTTACATCCAGAACGAGAGCTATCAGCAGTACGGCGACACGTCGAAGAGCATCGACGATCACCTCCAGCACTGGCTGGAGACCGATCCCCGGTTCGCCGACGCACGGCGTATCGCGGACAAACAGCAGCACCGCGGGAGCGCACACATCCAGATGCCGGACGGCTTCAGCACGGACAACTTCATGGCTATCGGCGATGCCGTGCCGACGATCGACCCGCTGTGGGGCGAGGGCATCCACAAGTGTATGGAGTCCGCACGCGCCGCCGCCATCACGGCGGACCGCTGTCTGATGGGGTCGCAGGCGGACACGTCCGCGGAGGCGATGACCATCTACGACGACCTCTGGCGGGCCCGGGTCGCGCCGGATATGCGAACGCGGCTGACGATGACCCAGCTGCTGTACCTCGCGCCGAACGACCGCTACGACCGCCTGATGAACGACCTGAACGCGATGGGCGCGGAGACGCTCACCGACGCCAACGACGGCAGCATCCGCAGCCTCTCGAAACTCGTACACGTCGAGGACGTGCCGTTGCTCGCGCGGTTCGCGAAACAGCGATTGACCGAGTGA
- a CDS encoding aldo/keto reductase — MSQRSSVDEGGPRTDGMPMLGLGTWQNDDPEACAAAVETALEAGYRHVDTAQAYGNEAHVGRGIERADVDREDVFLATKVWIDDLAHDDVLATTEESLEKLGVDYVDLLYVHWPSRAYDPEGTFRAFDELVDEGKVDRIGISNFLPAQVDEAIEHADAPIFANQVEMHPLLQQEELREHCADRGVELVAYSPLARGRVFDIPEITEIAEKHGVSEAQVSLAWLREKGVTAIPKATSEAHILDNWSSLDVDLDDDDVAAIDAIDRTDRQVDPGFAPW, encoded by the coding sequence ATGTCTCAACGATCTTCAGTCGACGAGGGCGGCCCGCGCACCGACGGGATGCCGATGCTCGGTCTCGGAACGTGGCAGAACGACGATCCCGAGGCGTGCGCTGCCGCCGTCGAGACCGCGCTCGAAGCCGGATACCGGCACGTCGACACCGCGCAGGCGTACGGCAACGAGGCCCACGTCGGACGCGGGATCGAACGCGCCGACGTCGACCGCGAGGACGTCTTCCTCGCGACGAAGGTGTGGATCGACGACCTCGCGCACGACGACGTGCTCGCGACGACCGAAGAGAGCCTCGAAAAGCTGGGCGTCGACTACGTCGACCTCCTGTACGTCCACTGGCCGTCGCGGGCGTACGACCCCGAGGGGACGTTCCGCGCCTTCGACGAACTCGTCGACGAGGGGAAGGTAGACCGGATCGGAATCAGCAACTTCCTCCCCGCGCAGGTCGACGAGGCGATCGAGCACGCTGACGCGCCGATCTTCGCGAACCAGGTCGAGATGCATCCGCTGCTCCAGCAGGAGGAACTCCGCGAGCACTGCGCCGACCGCGGCGTCGAACTCGTGGCGTACTCGCCGCTGGCCCGCGGGCGGGTCTTCGACATCCCCGAGATCACCGAAATCGCGGAGAAACACGGCGTCAGCGAGGCGCAGGTGTCGCTGGCGTGGCTCCGCGAGAAGGGCGTCACCGCGATCCCGAAGGCGACGAGCGAGGCTCACATCCTCGACAACTGGTCGTCGCTGGACGTCGACCTCGACGACGACGACGTCGCGGCGATCGACGCCATCGACCGGACCGACCGGCAGGTCGACCCCGGATTCGCTCCCTGGTAA
- a CDS encoding DUF7333 family protein: protein MEFDLPTTAGALIVLVVLGTGVLIAAGVMATSTVLMMVTPAMLVFGIICLAIGVKHGEYRARGS from the coding sequence ATGGAGTTCGACCTCCCGACGACGGCCGGTGCACTCATCGTACTGGTGGTACTCGGAACGGGCGTCCTGATAGCCGCCGGCGTGATGGCGACGAGTACCGTGCTGATGATGGTGACGCCGGCGATGCTCGTCTTCGGCATCATCTGTCTCGCGATCGGCGTCAAACACGGCGAGTACCGCGCTCGCGGGTCCTGA
- a CDS encoding DUF373 family protein, producing MTTLVLCVDRSNDIGRTAGLETPIVGWEAVQSLVTDVGLADPEDSGVNCLLESLRVARDLRDGREETVLAVVSGGGDSLVGADRSLSAQVDALVDTYDPDSAVVVLDSANDERVVPVIESRVRIDSVDRVVVRQAHDIESTYYLLKQFLADEELRTTILVPLGATLLLLPILLTQFSPAVALAGLAALLGAVLLYKGLAIDEYLSEVPERTRAALYSGRVSVVTYAVSLGLGLVGIFLGALSVSPQLGPESVVVRTMQFTYSAVPWLALAALTASAGRLLDELIGTDGISTPYLNLPFGVVALGLVVRGFAGWFLQREAVLADPRLWGYVLTPQQRLAGFIVAGIVVSVVGVRVAASVGGESLDDVAQ from the coding sequence GTGACCACGCTCGTCCTCTGCGTCGACCGATCCAACGATATCGGTCGGACGGCGGGGCTGGAGACGCCGATCGTCGGCTGGGAAGCCGTCCAGTCGCTCGTCACCGACGTCGGGTTGGCCGATCCGGAGGATTCGGGCGTCAACTGCCTCCTGGAGTCGCTTCGAGTGGCCCGCGACCTGCGGGACGGACGCGAGGAGACCGTTCTGGCCGTTGTCTCCGGCGGCGGCGACTCGCTCGTGGGAGCGGACCGCTCGCTGTCGGCGCAAGTAGACGCGCTCGTCGACACGTACGATCCCGACTCGGCGGTCGTCGTCCTCGACTCGGCGAACGACGAGCGGGTGGTTCCGGTCATAGAGAGCCGCGTCCGTATCGACTCGGTCGACCGGGTCGTCGTCCGGCAGGCCCACGACATCGAATCGACGTACTACCTGCTCAAGCAGTTCCTCGCCGACGAGGAGTTGCGGACGACGATCCTCGTGCCCCTGGGGGCGACGCTGTTACTCCTCCCGATCCTCCTCACGCAGTTCTCACCGGCGGTGGCGCTGGCGGGGCTGGCGGCGCTCTTGGGTGCCGTCCTCCTGTACAAGGGGCTCGCGATCGACGAGTACCTCTCCGAGGTGCCCGAGCGAACGCGGGCGGCGCTGTACTCCGGCCGCGTCTCGGTCGTCACGTACGCGGTCAGCCTCGGCCTCGGGCTGGTCGGGATCTTCCTCGGAGCGCTCTCCGTCTCGCCGCAGCTCGGCCCGGAGTCGGTCGTCGTCCGGACGATGCAGTTCACCTACAGCGCGGTCCCTTGGCTCGCGCTCGCCGCGCTCACCGCCAGCGCGGGACGCCTGCTCGACGAACTCATCGGCACCGACGGGATCAGCACGCCGTATCTGAACCTCCCCTTCGGCGTCGTCGCGCTCGGGCTCGTGGTCCGCGGGTTCGCCGGCTGGTTCCTCCAGCGGGAGGCCGTCCTCGCCGATCCGCGACTGTGGGGCTACGTGCTGACGCCGCAGCAGCGGCTCGCGGGCTTCATCGTCGCCGGCATCGTCGTCAGCGTCGTCGGCGTCCGCGTCGCCGCGAGCGTCGGCGGCGAGTCGCTCGACGACGTGGCGCAGTGA